Within the Anoplopoma fimbria isolate UVic2021 breed Golden Eagle Sablefish chromosome 21, Afim_UVic_2022, whole genome shotgun sequence genome, the region GTTAGACACCGGGTTATTTCCTGCACTCTGTTATCAACTGGTTTCTGAGTCAAACCTGTTTGCTGTAGCTGACCTAAGTCTAGCAGCATCATAGTATACAGAGAGACTGTATTGTCAGACCTGTGCCAGTGAAACAAGAGTAACAAAACCACTGAAATGCTGATGAGGCTAATTAAGCTGTGagcatttcaaaataacatcCTCCCTTGTATACAGTAACTGAAGAGTACAGACAGGGTGAATTAAAGTCATATTTTGGTTGGCACGGAAGCTTTGTTGGCAAGAGTCAGATatgaagattgataccactctcctGTCTGTACAGTTAATATAAAGGGACAGCCAGCcacttagcacaaagactggaaaacagggaaaacagctagcatggctctgtccaaagctaattaaaatctgcctaccagcacctcttaaTCTGACAAAGATTTAGAAGTATCCACTGATGCCGAGTAATGTCATAGTGATGAAATAGTGACAAATGAATCTAGCATGCAACTATCCATAAAACTACAATGTGTTGTTTCCTCTATACTTCTCTTCATGTTTGGATCGAACAAAGAAGTTATTTATGACATTAGTGAGTTTAAGAGGTGCTGGTTGGCAGGTTTTGTTGATTTTGGAAAGAGCCCGGcaagctgtttccccctgttttcggtctttgtgctaagctacatgtaagctaactggctgcagGCTGTAGCTTGATATTTAGCATACAAATATGTGAGTAgtttcttctcatctaactctccacaagaaagcaaatgagccTATTTTGGCAAACCACGCATTTAAACAAAGACAGGGACGGTGAACTGTTGCTAAATTgagggaaataaatgattgcaCACCTTCACTCCGTTGAGGTGGATGGTTTCCTGCGTCTGGGTCCCAGCAGGGCTGCTTGCTGTAGTGGTATAGGTGTAAGCCAGCTGGGGGATCAGGATAGTCTGTTTGTTGTTAGTGGCGAGTGCCCGTAGGCATTGCATTGTGGTCACAATGTCGAGGTGTTTGGCACCTGGCTGGCTGGCGTACAGTGCAATGGGGCTGGCGCCCATGGCTGAGAGTGGCGATGCCTCTTTCTTTGTGCAAGTTAAGTTTAGGGGTTCATCCACACTGGTAGAGCCAGAGGAAAGGGAGGGGTAAATGCGGGCTACAGCCAAcactctctctgcttcctctctggCGGGCTTTGGCAGCGACAGGTCTAAGGGTCCCTCAGTGCTCTGGGGAGGCCGGGCTGGGACGGGACCGCCAGCTGTTAAGTTTAGTGGTGAGGGGGAGGCCGCCGTGCTGTGAGAGCCATTGACCTCTGCTGGGGTGGCTTCTGTTGGGCTGCCCTGGGTCCCGGAAGGGCTCATATTGGCCTTGTCCTTCCCTGGGACCAGCGACACCACGCTGCTAGCTTCACAggtgtcctcctcctccgagGGAGGTGTCGGGGCACCCAGTGATATCTGACCCTCCTGCATTTTGTCAAACCACTTCTTAACCACATGGATTGGCAGACTGACTGAGTCAGAGATCTTCGCCAGCTCGTCCTTAGTGGGCTCTGCATTTAAGGCAAAGTAGGCCTTGAGCAGGGACAAGAGGTTCTTGGGCTGGTTGCAGAGTCCTCCCTCTGATAGCAAGGCAGCGACAGCAGACTCAGACTTATCCAGGCCCGCTCCGTTCAGCCTGAGACCGTCCTTCTTGCAGTGCTTGAGGGCATGGAGTGCTTCCAGCCCACCGGGACAGTTATCACACAGGAGACAAGTTTTAGTggtcttttcctctttttctttagtTTCATTGGGCCTGGCTCCCCTGATGGTTAGATCCTCAGGGAGTTTCTGGGACTTGAAGTTGTCAGTGGTGGTCTGACCTGGTGAGGTGGGCTCAGGCTCTTTCTTCAGGTTATGGGCCATGAGCTGGCCCTGGTTGGGGTCCAAACTGTAGTTTATGATGATTTTTGCATTTCCATCCTGACCCACAATGGGCAGACTGATGGCTGAGATGAGTTGCTGCTGTCCGGGATGGAGCATTCCAGTGGTTAACCCCGAGTTCACCTGCCCCTGGCCTTTGGCATTGTTTTCCAGCACCTGGCGAATGACGTTACCATCCACCGCCACTTTGAGTGCATTCTGCAGGTCTGCCAGGTTGATGCTGATGGGAGACACCAGCCCCATAGTGGGCAGGACCACGGCCTGCACTGTGCCCTGCAGAGGAGCAGCGGCACCTCCATTGAAAACCCCACCGTTCATGGCAGCATTGGCTTGGGACGTTAGAAACGTCGGCTTGTACTCGTAGTCCACCGGCTCGGTCTTGATCTGATTAAGTGGCAGCTGCTCCTGGAGGGGCTTGCTGTGCTCCAGCTTCTCCCTGATCTGGGTGCGGAGGGCCGAGGGTGACGTGGGCAGCGCCGGCGACGGGGCCTGGGTTTTGGCGTTCCCCAAGCGCGGCCTGCCGTTGACTGAGATGACGCTGATGCACTTCTTACTGCTGATGTGGGAGCTGTATGAGCCTGAGTGGGAGAAGCGCTTCTTGCAGTTGGAGCACTCGTAGGGTTTCTCTCCTGAATAAAACCACAATGTgtacaacagagagagagaaaggaagggggggtgggggtgggggaggagaaACAGATTTCCATTAGTGAATGAAGCTAAATGAGCGGGCTAGGCTATGAGCAGTGCGGTAGGAAAAAGCTCTAATGCATTTCAATGATGCTTAAACGCTGATATAATGGCACCGTTGGGAAATGCCCTCTCTAATTGCTGTCCCATAATGCCAAAAGAAACCCAATTATGGCACATTAAGGAAGTGCACACAAGGACTGAAACACAATGAAGGATATCTAAATACAGGGAATTGGCAAAAacgtaaataaaacattaatattggTTCAACAGAAACGTCTGTGGCCGCCAGTGGCTCATGGCAAAGACGTATACAGTATCACGTGCACGTACACTGCCATGGTGACAGGGGTTGTCCACTCACCGCTGTGGATGCGTAGGTGCTCCTTCAGATGGTGCTTGTATTTAAATGCTTTGCCACATTCAGTGCACTTGAATTTACGATTGCCTCCCGACTGTGTGATGTGTCTCTGTCAGacgaggggagagaggggaatgTTCAGCGGGATGCACCATGAAAACACAACCTTTGAACTGCTACTAATTCCTGTCAGAGTGTCATTAATCAATCTGGGGGGCAAaagttcatgtttgtttatcGTGTTTGGAAGCGAGCTGCTGGAGACAAGGCTTCCATGTAGGTTTGCATAATTTAGAATCACTTTGTCGGTGCGTAATTACTACTGCACGCTACTGAAACCATTCAGCAGACCAGCAAACCAATGCAGCCCCACTGACTATTTGTGTAGAGTGATGCATATAAATATTACACTGAAGCACAGCATATGTCATACAAAGTGtacaaatatataacatgatgaCTAGTTATCCACTGCCTGGTTTTAGTAACTcctgtaaaatgttaataagtATACTTCATTATGATAGCACAGGATAAGTAAATATCTAATTTGCAGaacaaattataatataaaatatgcatttccatttccatttccaacattaagatgaaaaaaaaagagaaaaaatataaataaaaccacTAGAACATTAAAAGATACCGTAAAAGAAGATTTTTCAGTTTAACCAGTGAAGGCGTTTTATCAGTATCCAGTCATGACCAGTTTATCAGTTCTTTTGTTTACCTGATCCCGTCCGCCCTTGTGGACCGTCATGTGCCGCTCCAGCTGAGCGCGGTACGCAAAGCTGTAGCTGCACTCGGGGCAGTTGAAGCTCTCCTCCGTCTTCTCGTGCCGGTACTTGATGTGCTCCTTCAGGGAGCTGTAACGCTTGTAGCCTCGTGCGCAGTACGGGCAGGTGAGCAGCTGAGAGAACGAATCGGGAGTtcctgaatggaaaaaaaaccaacgaCCAGAGGAGAGTGTTGTAAGAACATATGCGAGAGTGAAGTGGAGGTCGGGGGGGAGTTAAAACACACTCAATCAATAGGGAGGGCTCTTTGATGTTACACAAGGCCTGCCACAGTAACACTCCTCTGCTAGTTCACCAATCACTGAGAGATCCTCCCCCCAGGTAAACAGCACCCAGGTAACCAAATGGATAAACGCTGATTAGTGATCCATAGAAACAGCCTTCCTGTTCTTGTAAAAATAGCAAGCTCGGCTGACGAAGCAGGACCgtaatacatcttttttttttgcttttgtactTCTTGCCCAGCAATTACCGCTTTCACACGCCTGAAATTCCGTCATTTGATTGCCCATTGTGCGTCTGGAGCCTTTCAGAAAAAACACCCACGCATGTAAGGAAAAGTGAGCTGGGTAAACAGCAGCCGCCTGCAGAGATCCGAGCTGGGCTGACAGAGGGTCTCGGTTGCCTGGCTCCCACACAGGTGAAGCATTAATTCGTTAACAGGTGATGTATTAAgttcccccccctctccaccCACCCACGGGACAGGTGAGGGCCTCGGGATGGGAATTCACACACATTATCGCACAGGTAGCTGTGAGCAAGAGCTCGCGCGGACGTGACAAATTTACTCAGGTGTTGctgtttctcttcttcctcccctctccctccggGGCCCTCACCGCCTCCCTCTGGCCCCCCACTCCCCCAACCCCTCCTCTTTGGCAGCAGGTAAAAGCCCAAAAAGCCCGGGAGCAATAAAGGGCCCCAGTGTGCCGCACTTAACAAATAGCGGCGTGTGTAATGATGTCGGAGAGTGGCgttaatggggggggggggagttaaCACCTAAAGGTGAGACATGGGAGCAGGTAGAGCCGTCCccgtggggggtgggggggcgaGTAATTACTGGGTAGGTGCAGTAATAGTGTGAGAGCTAGGTGACTGTGAGCTCTCGGGTGGaaatggtggtgtgtgtgtttcagtgtgtgcctgtgtgtgtgattcagggACAATACACCTGGCTTGTGTGCACTTCTAATAGGGATATGAATGACATTTAAAGCAATCAAAGGAAATGGATGTGTACACAAACATGATCTTGTGTTATTATAGGGTTTTTTTTTGAACGCTGTGTGGTGACCTCCCGTACCGTTCTCGTCGTGGACGCCGGCGTCGGGGTGCCCTGGCGCTGCTGCTCGTCCTCCGGGGCCTCTGGGTAGATGACGGCCGTGTCCCCTTGCTGCAGCATCTCCTCCACGAGGGCGTCCGTGCTCCCGTCGTCCTCAGCGTCCGACGTGCAATCCTCCTTCACTGCGGAGGGAATAAACACACGCGCGCACCCATTAGAGTCACGCCTGCGCAAAAAAAGGTCCCATCGATCACCCTGTTATTTCCAGACGTACATGTTTTTCTATCGTTGCGGGCAGCGCATATGAAACCTTAACCTTTGTAATGTGATAATCCAATAATGTCACTGTCATTATAACTGAATTGGATCTTACAGTCCGAGCCCTTGACCATGACATGTTCACCAGCCTGGAATGAGGCATGCGGCGCCAGCAGGGGTGAGGGGGGcgatagcagaaaaaaaacatcctgaatGCTGTTGTTCACAATGGGATGAGAAAACTAATTAGCATCAAAGGCCACGGGCTATAGTATGAGCATCGAGCTCTTTGTAGGAACTGAATGGCAAGCCCTTTTTCACCATGTTAGGTAAGGTACTTGTTGAGACTGCGACTGATAATTAGGTGATGAATCTTGTCCTGATATCACACAGCAAGGggtgcatgcacacatgctactactactacacgcacacaccacGCTCTGCTCTCTGGAGAGGCTTGGCCTTCAGACTGTGCTTAATATCCCAGCAAATGAGAGCCTGCATGTGGGACTCTCCTCCACATCACACGAGCCCGGCTAGCTAGCCCAAACGAGCACTAATTAGCACGCTGCGGCTTATAGGAAGTGTAACCCGAGGACGGAGTTTAGGATGCGCAGAAAGCTTCCTTTCCCCCGTCTCCGTCTCTGCTCTCCCAGAGCTTCCTGAAGTGGATACCGGAACCGAGTGTGGTGTGTGTCGGCGATTAAAACCGAGCATTATTCCTCTGCGGATATGTTAGCGTGCCTGTGTGTATCATTACAGAGGATAATAACAAGGATGAGCTATCAGCTAAAAGCAAAGTTAGTCTACTGTGGATGCCTTTGTGGAGTTTACCGGGCAGATGTTTTACAGATTCAAGCACAATCCTCCAGCTTAGAGGAGATTTGAGAATTGTGTTTTGTGAATTGTGGTGTGTGTTGAAagaaggggggggagagggCAGCTGTGTTCTCCTCGGAGACGGGAACAGGTGTAGAGCTTCCTGACTCAACGGCGCACAGTGAATACCAGTGCTCTTACATACAGCCCTGCTCCGGCTTCCTCTGGTGCACCTTAACAAAGCCGTGAGACAATATCAGTGGTTTGTTGCTAGGGTTAGTGAAGACCATTCGAACAAAACCACCCGCCCtgtaaaggaaaaaagaaagagggaaaaacagaAAGTGGCTGTGCGTtggtgaacgtgtgtgtgtgtgtgtgtgtgtgtgtgtgtgtgtgtgtaaagcagtAGCCAACAGCAGGTGCTGAGAAAGTGAAATTGTGGAATTCTCATCATAAAACTGAGGGTCAGGAACACATTAGGGGCTACTTACCCCCAAATACCACACAGCTTTTCTCCCTTAGACATGTTTGCTACATATTTCatgttaaagaaatagtttgacattttggtaaacATGATTGCCATTCTTTTTTAAAGGGTCTCTATATGATCATTCAGATTATTATTGTAGAAGCACacaacttttatttaagtaaagatatagtggagtaaagtCTCCCTGAGTCACTCCCCCCCCGTGTGCGCAGTAATAccagcttctctgtgctttgttgtgGAGCGCGTGAATGTGCACTTTAAACTTTAGAGCTGAAAACGCCATCTCGTGGTAGCATAGCACCCTCCGGTTCCccttcaggtaaacactgttagctcgtGTCAGCACTGGTggcgctgttagctgctagccgcaAGCTAAGCCGtagccatgttgagagctgtgtggagacATACCAAAGTTAGCACCTCAAATGAATTGCctttatatttttcacactTCTGTTGGCCGTTGACTAGACATTGTCAAACACTGTTGCATGTGGGGAAAGTGCTGATCCGACTGCGTTTAGCTTCCCTCCACTGCTCAAAGGCAGCATCCAAACACCCCTCTAGGCTACTAAATGTTGAGCATACGTGTGAAGTAGAAACCCAGTTGGGGGTCTGCGGTGCAAAGGTATGAGAAGCTGTTGTTTTcccttcttgtgtgtgtgtgtgtgtgtgtgtgtgtgtgtgtgtgtgtgtgtgtgtgtgtgtgtgtctctcggCTCTTTGTTGGGTACAGAGCGAGGCCAGAGAGGTTCGCAGCCTCGCTGAGGCAGCTCCGTGTTATCAGGCTGCTCCCCTGACATGAAACATCACACAGCCATTTATGTGCTGACGCAGGGATGTGCACGCACCACTGCACAAGTGGAAAatcgttttttaaaaaaaaacaggaccaACGGCCCTGTGAGGCTGCAGCAGGACACTCTGTTgcagagtttttttctttcttcattttaaagtgtaACCTAACTATAGTACGACTTAGAACAAAATCACCAGACCAcccactctctcctcttccatTTCCCTCGCTCTTTTCTCATCACTCTCTGCCCACATCTCTGCAACGTGATACAAAGGCATCCCATGATGCACTTCCTGCCCTGGCTGACCTTTGCCCCCTGACCGCTTCCTGTCGTTGTGCATGCAGGCCCCGTTCGTGGGTTCTATCTTGGATGGGAGGGATGCAGCAGCGATAAGGATTTGCGCAAACAGCTCAAAATACGCCACAATCATTAGTGATGTTACGCTTTATCGCCCATCAACGGGAGGGAAGTCAGAGAATACATTTGAGGTATTTACAAGATCTACAAGGACTTGCTTATCCTTGGCTTGGTGCTATCATGTATTTGCGCTTCGTGTCTACGCTGGACAATCTCCACAGCTCTCTGGATGATTCTTCCTTTCCAGAAGGGTGGCTCAGTTTGAACATCACACGGTGACATAAGGCACGCAGGAATGTAGGTGTTCCCGTGTGTCCACAGAGGacacaaatgaaacaattgATCCAAAAGGATTTGATTCTGAGGGACATCATATATTGTCACTGCATGTCAGGGGTGAGACAATTAGGAAAAAGTAGGTGTCGTCGTGCGTGAGAGCTTTGCAACTTTGCCGACAGTTCTAACAATGCAGCAAAGAACGAGTGCCCGCTAAACACATACTCCACTAAAACCCAGCTGTAATCATGCTCTACAACTCGTCAGATATAAAGGAGAAGCCCTCCCAGGTCAATGCTctctctaccttttttttttcatcccccaGAGTTACTCAGGCTGCAGTTTACTGCACCAACACTTGGCCGCTCCAGCACTACATAATCATTTAGGAGTGAATGAGTAATGACAGCGAGCAGGGCGCCTATGATACCATGTAATCAAGAGGAATGATTCAGAACAAGAGGAAAACCAGTGAGAGAGAACGGagcagggaggggagggggaggaaagggtAGATGGCAAAAGCGCAGAAAAAACACCGATTTTGGAGAGCAGCGGTCTCACGAGAAGGGGTGTCAAggttttttataatttgaagCAAGCCGGGCTTCAACGAGGAGAAGATTAGCGGTCTCTTTTCAAGGCTGGACCCGGAGTGAAACCAACAGAGgggagggatgaagggaggagagaTGCTGTTTGCTTGCAGGACAGTGGCTTCCCTCGTGTCTTGTCAGTCCAATCAGAGCGACAAGAAAGATGTTGCTTGTTGTATGATATGAGGGCTAGAGTCAGTGAgaaagagaggtgtgtgtgagtgtgctcaTGTGTGAAGGCCGTAAGAAAAATATGCCTGATCAGGCATAAGTGTGGAGCGCAGCCAGCTCACTGAGCTGTTTCAGTGTAACTCATGCTCTTGAAGTGTTTAATGTTTGCGAGCCCCGGCCAAAACCAATGACATTATTCTTCCTCCAACTTTCCCTTTATGCGGGGAGGTACGGCTGGACAGCAGTGATGAATACGACGGTGCAGTCTGGGTAATAGGTGGCTACAGTGTGCACTGGTCTGTGGGGTACTTCTCCGTGTGCACGAGCGACCGAAACCTTgctgaaactgaaactgaaactgacTGAGCTGAAACTCAACGGAGCGGaatttcaaaaaagaaaaaatccctcCCTTAAACTGAACGTGTTAGGCCACTGGACATTTTCGCTAACTCGACCTCTTGCTAAACAaacccaacccccccccccctcacacatCTCTCACCCACGAACAATCCAGCCAAAATCTGCAAAAGCGAGCAACACCCTAAAATAAATATCCATGTGGCTGAATATCTAATTACATTTCATACGAAGCTGTCACACATAGTGTTGCACATACTGTACTTGGCGCGGGCCCCGAACTAAcagcgtcacacacacacacacacacggatttATGTGAACATGCAGTATGAGGTCAGGAGAGTGGTGTGGAGGCCTTGGGTCCAGGTTGGAACACCGACATCCTTCAGCACCTGCGATTGTTGTTTTGAAGGGGGGGGCGTGTGACGTCAGCCCTTCCTGTGGCTCCGATGTCACTTCCACGCGGTCTGAGGTAAGAAGAAGTTCACGGCGGCCCCCTACAATGCCCAACAGTCCCGTAAAGCTCTCCGCCCGCTCTCCTGCTCATGGGGGCTATTTTGTGTGCTTGAAGGTCTCTCCCTGCGTTGGCATTGTCTCTGTTTGATATCACGCTTCCTGCCTTAGTTGGGAACCCACCGCGTGTAGTACCTGTTTCCTTCGCACTCTGCGTTTTCACAATGAGACAAAAGCCTGGCACTTGACTCCGCGCCGACGTCAGCGAGGCACTTCTTAACTTAGCCTGCCCCGCGTCAGCCGAGGTCAAAACGAGGCAGCTAACAATCGATGCagtaacagtaaataaagaaagCCTGCGTGACACAGCTCATTTGACAGTTCTGAGAcggtgacagagagaggagacaccgGGAAAGTATGCATCTTAAGAAGTCATTTTTCTTGATACAGAAACCTCtgttggtgcaatttggacgaCACTAGTGGCATGAAAGACCTCGCTGTTCCTCGTCTGAATAAACAAGAGAAAATTCTGGCAAACAGTGAATCAAGTGCTGTTATTCCCCACTGGCTTgattttaaataagattttaaagcagaaaataagATCATATGAGCACTTGTGCTGGACTTTTCCTCGTTCCAGAACATTAGGAGGTACGcggtgtgtgtttgcttgatttcactgtgtgtgtgtgcgtgtgtgataaTAACAATGTGCCCAGCGAGTATGTGCGTCTGGTCTCACCTCCGTCCCAGCAGTGCTCCCTGGGGTGCTTTTCTTCCGGCGGGGTGCTGTCGCCGTCGGCCCCGTCCGCCAGGCTGCCTTCCTCCTCCGCGATGTGCAGCTTGTCCTCGTCATCGGACTCTGAGCCGGCCTCCACCGCATTGTTGTAGTTGGTCACTGCACGGGGAGACATGGGGGACAGAGATTAGGATGACGGGTcgatctttattttttttaagtcttgaAAAGACAGCATTTAGTGTTCACATCCTTGATAAAGATAATGGGAGGCGTGCAATATGGGCTTCTTGATTCTGACCACTGAATGTGAAAGGCCACGAGGCTGAGAGGTTAAATATATGTActgtcatttaaatgtcagaaCTATTAAAGGGAATTGTTGAAGGGGGAGGGTGGAGTAAGGGGCTGGAAATACCAATTAAACAGACCACGGCCTAACTTCAATAAATGAGATGAAACTTTAAAggatccccatggggggaaaAGTGGGTTGTTAAAGCAGGAGAGAATAAAACAGCTTGGGCCCAAACAACGGAGTGGAGGGAGGGCCGTTAAAAAAACACCGCAACTGATGCTGCGGTTTGCCTCAATGTGAAGTATGCAGCATTCAACAAAGATGTGAATCCACAGTGACTACAATCACCAGAAACAGAGATCTGTGttgaacagaaaaacagaaacattcgCACTTGCAGACAACACATGCAGCACCAGCGTGTGAGATCATTAGATTGCAGGCTGAAGtggtgctgtttgtgtgtgtgtgtgtgtgtgtgtgtgtgtgtgtgtgtgtgtgtgtgtgtttgtgagcctgtgtgtggtgtgtctgtgtgtgtgacctggTCAGGTTGTGTTATGGGCTGAAGGAGCCAGGAGACAACAGAGACAGCCGGCCCTGCAGAGACGGTTATTACGGGGAGTAAATCTCCCTGACCGACTGTCTGCCTCAGATGTGCGCgagtgtgtgttcctgtgtctccttttcattttttcaccCGGTTCCTTCCACTTCTCAATTCCACCTGTGTTACTTCCACCCACTCTTCTTCCATTTCAACCCCCCATCCTCCATCCCTCTGTTCCACTGAGAGAGCTACAGATCCTCTCTGAGGCCAAATCAATTCTCCAGTGAGAGCAGCCCAGTCAGCAGAGGGCCCGGGCTGCGGCACTGAAGCTCCCTCTCCAGCTACTTTATCTCACATCATACACaatgcgcacacgcacacaaacacacacatacacacttgcaTTCACTCGCTGAATATGCACTGGCAGAACAAAGCACCTGAACATGTTTTCTTCACTCACCCCAACCCCACCCGCCCACTTTGTTCtgaagtgggtttttttttctgtcggGTGGAGGCGTATCTGGGAGAATCATGATCCTCCGTTTCAATCAATGAGGATTGTTTCGGCGAGTCTCTCCCTCTCGCTACGGGTCACTACAAACGGTCGGTGCTCACGCAAAAACTCGGTAGACGTGCAGGGAtcgggttgggggggggggtggagggatGAAAggtggcggaggaggaggaggaggagaaggagggagaagcACTGTTACTTGGTGAGTTGTTCGCGGGGTCAACACCGCTGTGCCGCAGCTGCAAAATCCTATCGAGGCTCATCAGGAGAGCTGTTTCATTCTCCACCTCTTTCCTTGTCCCTCACTCCACagtattatctttttttccacctttaataTGATGGGACCGGCACCACATTGCAGTTTTCAAAAGAAACGTTCAGGGGTGACGCACATCCTTTGTCGCTGTATTGCTGTCCAGGCTAGCCAACAGAACAATTAAAGACCTGGGAGCACTCCCATTCAAATGAACTGATAATTAATTGGATTCAT harbors:
- the LOC129110834 gene encoding LOW QUALITY PROTEIN: zinc finger E-box-binding homeobox 1-like (The sequence of the model RefSeq protein was modified relative to this genomic sequence to represent the inferred CDS: inserted 1 base in 1 codon); protein product: MADGPRCKRRKQANPRRNNVTNYNNAVEAGSESDDEDKLHIAEEEGSLADGADGDSTPPEEKHPREHCWDGVKEDCTSDAEDDGSTDALVEEMLQQGDTAVIYPEAPEDEQQRQGXPDAGVHDENGTPDSFSQLLTCPYCARGYKRYSSLKEHIKYRHEKTEESFNCPECSYSFAYRAQLERHMTVHKGGRDQRHITQSGGNRKFKCTECGKAFKYKHHLKEHLRIHSGEKPYECSNCKKRFSHSGSYSSHISSKKCISVISVNGRPRLGNAKTQAPSPALPTSPSALRTQIREKLEHSKPLQEQLPLNQIKTEPVDYEYKPTFLTSQANAAMNGGVFNGGAAAPLQGTVQAVVLPTMGLVSPISINLADLQNALKVAVDGNVIRQVLENNAKGQGQVNSGLTTGMLHPGQQQLISAISLPIVGQDGNAKIIINYSLDPNQGQLMAHNLKKEPEPTSPGQTTTDNFKSQKLPEDLTIRGARPNETKEKEEKTTKTCLLCDNCPGGLEALHALKHCKKDGLRLNGAGLDKSESAVAALLSEGGLCNQPKNLLSLLKAYFALNAEPTKDELAKISDSVSLPIHVVKKWFDKMQEGQISLGAPTPPSEEEDTCEASSVVSLVPGKDKANMSPSGTQGSPTEATPAEVNGSHSTAASPSPLNLTAGGPVPARPPQSTEGPLDLSLPKPAREEAERVLAVARIYPSLSSGSTSVDEPLNLTCTKKEASPLSAMGASPIALYASQPGAKHLDIVTTMQCLRALATNNKQTILIPQLAYTYTTTASSPAGTQTQETIHLNGVKEEKQDTGSEGVSTVEEQNDSDSGPPRKKMKKTDGGMYACDLCDKIFQKSSSLLRHKYEHTGKRPHECGICSKAFKHKHHLIEHMRLHSGEKPYQCDKCGKRFSHSGSYSQHMNHRYSYCKKETQGQGEGRESPEEDAEARAEMEALSRLERLLAPSQLDLDERGSSAREDEESEEEEEGAVDMDDIQVVQIGDEGGDEEEEEEERNEEETERVLEEGEGEEEGERVLEEGGGEEERNQKEMEMETELVEGEREEESNEEEIERVLVEGGEEEEKTEMEAEEEYEEADSRREEVLASIQEEEEAKEEEEEAMDAEEGVTEEGKAEGEVTEGSGGETDTVSGEQNQTLQEKGDTD